The following coding sequences are from one Lytechinus pictus isolate F3 Inbred unplaced genomic scaffold, Lp3.0 scaffold_27, whole genome shotgun sequence window:
- the LOC135158058 gene encoding stabilizer of axonemal microtubules 3-like, producing the protein MTKDRRFDLHQTSSGRGLDYRPEYYFPASDFKTTIHNPLPPELAKQDEIIKPFQTTTGQTHDYKYHGGLLANPQHQKAPGHWNIHYNKDLREKLQQRGWRKPLTMGHQESEAQSQYRGHQMQMGVDFDNRLSGNPQPSNLQTHHQNCPAPVRDSMPKYKPSLVRDDGALQLLDIYVPTSHHVHKRFTRNELDDYPKKDAATYWRCEDYTQAWGHGTKHNPLPKAAEVHQRAPMTDEMVFKTAIKEPVRWPEQFKRVPHSGIKTTMTSSYKTPSDHRMKELFSCPVDTPWVIPKAGPIQTFSVPNMYTTEYKTYASGKPIAV; encoded by the exons ATGACAAAAGATAGAAGATTCGACCTACATCAGACTAGCTCTGGTCGGGGCTTGGATTACCGACCAGAATACTATTTTCCTGCATCTGATTTTAAG ACTACCATTCACAATCCTCTACCACCTGAGCTGGCCAAACAAGATGAGATTATCAAACCATTCCAAACAACAACAGGACAGACGCATGATTACAAATATCATGGAGGATTGTTGGCTAACCCTCAGCATCAAAAGGCACCAGGTCACTGGAATATTCACTACAATAAGGATTTGAGAGAAAAg CTCCAACAAAGAGGCTGGAGAAAACCTCTAACCATGGGGCATCAAGAGAGTGAAGCCCAATCACAGTACAGAGGACACCAAATGCAGATGGGTGTAGACTTTGACAACAGGCTTAGTGGCAATCCTCAGCCATCTAATCTTCAAACTCACCATCAGAACTGCCCTGCACCTGTCCGG GATAGCATGCCTAAATACAAGCCATCACTTGTCCGGGATGATGGCGCCCTTCAACTTCTTGATATCTATGTGCCAACCTCTCACCATGTACACAAGCGTTTCACTCGTAATGAACTCGATGACTACCCAAAGAAAGATGCTGCCACCTATTGGCGATGTGAAGATTACACACAAGCATGGGGACATGGTACAAAGCACAA TCCTCTTCCAAAGGCAGCTGAAGTTCACCAACGTGCTCCAATGACAGATGAAATGGTCTTCAAGACCGCCATTAAGGAACCTGTACGTTGGCCAGAACAATTCAAGCGTGTTCCTCACTCCGGTATAAAGACCACCATGACCAGTTCTTACAAGACACCATCAGACCATAGAATGAAAGAGCTTTTCTCATGTCCTGTTGATACGCCTTGGGTCATCCCGAAAGCCGGCCCAATCCAAACATTCTCTGTACCCAACATGTACACAACAGAATACAAAACTTATGCAAGTGGTAAACCAATTGCTGTTTGA